A section of the Clostridium sp. TW13 genome encodes:
- a CDS encoding HPr family phosphocarrier protein, which translates to MVTKEVVVKNSTGLHARPATLLVKKASGFKSDVSIECNGKKANVKSLIGVLSLGVTKDAVIKVVASGDDETLAVEEIAKLIENLEE; encoded by the coding sequence ATGGTAACTAAGGAAGTTGTTGTTAAAAATTCTACTGGTTTACACGCTAGACCAGCTACATTATTAGTTAAAAAGGCTTCAGGTTTCAAATCTGACGTTTCAATCGAATGTAATGGAAAGAAAGCAAACGTTAAAAGTTTAATTGGTGTTTTATCATTAGGAGTAACTAAGGATGCTGTAATTAAAGTTGTAGCATCAGGTGATGATGAAACATTAGCTGTTGAAGAAATAGCTAAATTAATAGAAAACTTAGAAGAATAG
- the purB gene encoding adenylosuccinate lyase: MRDQYSTPLNSRYASKEMSFIFSDDMKFTTWRKLWVALAECEQELGLHITDEQIQELKAHIYDVNYDEAAKREKEVRHDVMSHVYAYGLQCPTAKGIIHLGATSCYVGDNTDIIIMRDALLLIKKKLVNVIKLLSDFALKYKDMPTLGFTHLQPAQLTTVGKRATLWIQDLVMDMENLDFLISTLKLRGVKGTTGTQASFMNLFEGDEEKVKALDTMVAKKMGFEKSYGVTGQTYPRKLDSIVLNTLSEIAQSAYKFSNDLRLLQNMKEVEEPFEKHQIGSSAMAYKRNPMRSERISALARFVIVNAMNPAITASTQWFERTLDDSANKRLSVSEAFLALDGVLNLYLNISESMVTYEKVIAAHVKNELPFMATENIIMECVKKGGDRQELHERIREHSMDAAARVKMEGLNNDLIERIKNDSFFNLSETEIDEIIDPTKFVGRAPSQVVEFVDEYVKPILEENKDMLGEKAEINV, encoded by the coding sequence ATGAGAGATCAATACAGCACACCACTTAATTCACGTTATGCATCTAAGGAGATGTCATTTATCTTTTCTGATGATATGAAATTTACAACTTGGAGAAAACTTTGGGTTGCTTTAGCTGAATGCGAGCAAGAATTAGGATTACATATAACTGATGAACAAATTCAAGAATTAAAAGCACATATTTATGATGTAAATTATGATGAGGCTGCAAAAAGAGAAAAAGAAGTTCGCCATGATGTTATGAGTCATGTATATGCTTATGGATTGCAATGTCCAACTGCTAAAGGAATAATTCATTTAGGAGCTACAAGCTGTTATGTTGGTGATAATACTGACATAATAATAATGAGAGATGCATTACTTTTAATAAAGAAAAAGTTAGTGAATGTAATAAAGTTATTAAGTGATTTTGCTTTAAAATATAAGGATATGCCAACACTTGGTTTTACCCATTTACAACCAGCTCAATTAACTACAGTAGGAAAGAGAGCTACATTATGGATTCAAGATCTAGTAATGGATATGGAAAATTTAGATTTCTTAATTAGTACATTAAAGCTTAGGGGAGTTAAAGGTACTACAGGAACTCAAGCAAGCTTCATGAATCTTTTTGAAGGAGACGAAGAAAAGGTTAAAGCTTTAGATACAATGGTAGCTAAAAAAATGGGCTTTGAAAAGAGTTATGGAGTTACAGGTCAAACTTACCCAAGAAAGTTAGATTCAATAGTTTTAAATACTCTTTCAGAAATTGCACAAAGTGCTTATAAATTTAGTAATGACTTGAGATTGCTACAAAATATGAAAGAAGTAGAAGAACCATTTGAAAAGCATCAAATAGGATCATCAGCTATGGCGTATAAGAGAAACCCTATGAGATCTGAAAGAATTAGTGCTTTGGCAAGATTTGTTATTGTAAATGCAATGAATCCAGCAATTACTGCATCAACTCAATGGTTTGAAAGAACTCTAGATGATTCAGCTAATAAGAGACTTTCTGTATCAGAAGCATTTTTAGCTTTGGATGGAGTGTTGAATTTATACTTAAATATTTCAGAAAGCATGGTAACTTACGAAAAGGTTATTGCAGCTCATGTTAAAAATGAATTACCATTCATGGCTACAGAAAATATAATAATGGAATGTGTAAAGAAGGGTGGAGACAGACAAGAACTTCACGAGAGAATAAGAGAACATTCTATGGATGCTGCAGCTAGAGTTAAAATGGAAGGATTAAATAATGACTTAATTGAAAGAATTAAAAATGATTCATTCTTCAATCTTTCTGAAACTGAAATAGATGAAATAATAGATCCAACTAAATTTGTTGGTAGAGCTCCAAGTCAAGTTGTAGAATTTGTTGATGAATATGTTAAACCAATATTAGAAGAAAACAAAGATATGCTTGGAGAAAAAGCTGAAATTAATGTATAG
- a CDS encoding tyrosine recombinase XerC codes for MFYDIKSITNEKLPQRVNEFVNYLDTIKGKSKNTIEAYKVDLGLFFRFIKLYKGMVPNKTDFDEIKINDIDDDVIKKITLSDLYAFMSFTEKYRNNGSQARSRKIATLKSFFKFLHGKARVINENPTIDLETPKTNKRQPIYLTLDQSINLLNSLDKSSKNYARDYCILTLFLNCGMRLSELCSIDVSKIREDTLYIIGKGNKERTVYLNESCIRTINNYLQVRDASKVTVEEEKDALFISSKNRRINKRTVELLVKKYANMAGLTDNKYTPHKLRHTAATLMYKHGNVDIRSLQQILGHENVSTTQIYTHVDNDQLREAVKSNPLSKIK; via the coding sequence ATGTTTTATGATATCAAATCCATAACAAACGAAAAATTACCTCAGCGAGTAAATGAATTCGTGAATTATCTAGATACGATCAAAGGAAAATCTAAAAATACCATAGAAGCTTATAAAGTGGATTTGGGATTGTTTTTTAGATTTATAAAGTTATATAAAGGCATGGTACCAAACAAAACAGATTTTGATGAGATTAAAATCAATGATATTGACGATGATGTCATCAAAAAAATAACTTTATCTGATTTGTACGCTTTTATGTCTTTTACAGAAAAATACAGGAACAATGGCTCTCAAGCAAGATCAAGAAAAATTGCTACATTAAAATCATTCTTTAAGTTTTTGCATGGTAAAGCTAGAGTTATAAACGAAAACCCTACAATAGATCTAGAAACGCCTAAAACAAATAAAAGGCAGCCGATTTATTTGACCTTAGATCAAAGCATTAACCTTTTGAATTCCTTAGATAAGAGCTCTAAAAACTACGCAAGAGATTATTGTATACTTACTCTATTCCTTAATTGTGGCATGCGTTTATCTGAATTGTGTAGCATTGATGTATCAAAAATTCGTGAAGATACTCTATATATTATAGGTAAAGGTAATAAAGAAAGAACTGTTTATTTAAACGAATCTTGTATTAGAACTATAAATAACTATCTTCAAGTGCGAGATGCTTCAAAGGTTACTGTTGAAGAAGAAAAGGATGCTCTATTTATAAGCAGCAAAAACAGAAGAATAAATAAAAGAACTGTAGAATTGTTAGTGAAGAAATATGCCAACATGGCAGGTTTAACTGATAATAAATATACGCCTCATAAATTAAGACACACTGCTGCAACTTTGATGTATAAACACGGAAATGTAGATATAAGAAGTTTACAACAGATTTTGGGCCACGAAAATGTATCTACAACTCAGATATACACTCACGTTGATAATGATCAATTAAGAGAAGCTGTAAAATCAAATCCGCTTTCTAAAATAAAGTAA
- the lexA gene encoding transcriptional repressor LexA, translating into MPRHSTKQDEIYKYLKSYTENKGYPPSVREIGDAVELSSTSTVHGHLKRLEEKGLIRRDPTKPRAIEILELSYPKREMLEIPIVGKVTAGSPILAVENIEDYFPIPMDYVKHNGELFMLKISGTSMIEAGINDGDLAILEKTSSARNGEIVVALIENEATIKTFYKEENRIRLQPENKTLQPIYVDDCTILGKLVGIYRAY; encoded by the coding sequence ATGCCAAGACACAGTACAAAACAAGATGAAATCTATAAATACTTAAAAAGTTATACTGAAAACAAAGGATATCCACCATCAGTAAGAGAAATTGGTGATGCGGTTGAATTGAGTTCTACTTCAACAGTACATGGTCACTTGAAAAGACTTGAAGAAAAAGGACTTATAAGAAGAGATCCTACTAAGCCACGTGCTATAGAGATTTTAGAATTATCCTATCCAAAAAGAGAAATGCTTGAAATTCCTATAGTTGGTAAGGTTACAGCAGGTAGCCCTATTCTAGCTGTAGAAAATATAGAAGACTACTTTCCTATACCAATGGATTATGTAAAGCATAATGGAGAATTATTTATGCTTAAGATTTCAGGTACTAGTATGATTGAAGCTGGCATAAATGATGGCGATTTAGCTATTCTTGAAAAGACTTCTAGTGCTAGAAATGGAGAAATTGTTGTGGCTCTAATTGAGAATGAAGCTACAATAAAAACTTTCTACAAAGAAGAAAATCGTATAAGATTGCAACCTGAAAATAAAACTCTGCAACCGATTTATGTAGACGACTGCACTATTTTAGGAAAGTTAGTTGGTATATACAGAGCTTACTAA
- a CDS encoding GNAT family N-acetyltransferase, translating into MSEHIYDNYFWQNDLVRLRPWSEDDWEWIYHTGFDTSLSRLASYKVNFPPTISEAKEYSKEVENCATKSGNTVFAIETLDGIHVGRIIFALDSERHGTFGIGIRIAKEYQGNGYGTSAMEILLKYAFMERRLNKCSSTVLEGNEATIKMHKKLGYEQEGVLKQNIYTNGRYYNEICLGLTKDMYLKNTVE; encoded by the coding sequence GTGAGTGAACATATATATGATAACTACTTTTGGCAAAATGATTTAGTGAGATTGAGACCTTGGAGCGAAGATGATTGGGAGTGGATTTATCATACTGGTTTTGATACATCATTAAGCAGATTAGCAAGTTATAAAGTTAATTTTCCGCCAACAATTTCAGAAGCCAAAGAATACAGTAAGGAAGTAGAGAATTGTGCTACAAAAAGTGGAAATACAGTTTTTGCTATAGAAACATTAGATGGCATACATGTTGGAAGAATAATTTTTGCATTAGATAGCGAAAGACACGGTACTTTTGGCATTGGTATTAGAATTGCAAAAGAATATCAAGGGAATGGATACGGAACAAGTGCCATGGAAATACTTTTAAAATATGCATTTATGGAAAGAAGGTTAAACAAATGTTCTTCAACTGTTTTAGAAGGAAATGAAGCAACCATCAAAATGCATAAAAAACTTGGATATGAGCAGGAAGGTGTCCTTAAACAAAACATTTATACAAATGGAAGGTATTACAATGAAATATGTCTTGGACTAACAAAGGACATGTATTTAAAAAACACGGTAGAATAA